CATCTGTTAATGTATCcatttccttctctctcttggatacttttttatgaaatatgattttgatttattgACATGCTTCTTGGCAGATTCTTAATAATGGGTATGCCTATAGAATTGATGGGGATGTGTACTTCAACATTGACAAGTTTCCAGAGTATGGACGATTATCTGGGCGAAAATTAGAAGATAATCGAGCTGGTGAGCGGGTTGCTGTGGACTCTAGAAAGAAAAATCCTGCTGATTTTGCTTTATGGAAGGTGGGTGTCTGCTAAAACTAATGGTTAAacacttattaaaaaataataataataataatggtaaAGCACTTGCATGATGAATACAAATTGTTAAACAACAAAAGTTGGCAATTCTggccttttatttatatatttttgataagtaagaatggtATATATACGAAAGTCTACTCTATGCATGAAGAACATAgagcaaacccaaaaaaaaacaagaagaagaaaacagagaaacaacaaaaaggaaaaccaaacaagagaataattacaaaagagaaagggagcagagaaaaaaagggagagaatcactagtcgtgagtccccaagcccgagaccaatcaaagagttccactaaaagaagcaagcatcTGATCACTGAAGCTATCCaagtcctcaaaagtcctcTGATTCCGTTCCTTCTAAATACATCATAGGATGCACAATGGAACTAAGTTCCAAATCTAagacgaatgcttccccaaccaattccaccaaccaaaaagcaaGTCTGTGATCGATCTAGGTATAACTCAAGACAAACCAAATGTTAGAAAGACAAAACTCCATAACCGAGAAGCcatctcacaatgaagaagtagGTGGTCTGCCGTCTCTCCAcaatgacggcacataatgcaccaatccacaaaatccaaacccCTCAATCTCAAGTTATCTCCtattaggatcttattccaagctacacaccaaacaaaaaaagcaactcgcctaggggccttTGCTCTCCAtatagctttccaaggaaaaacAGTCGAGGGAGAATCCCTTAGTTTGTTATAATACGACCAgatgtcaaaagccccattaggcttcaatttccatctcatccAGTCTCCAGCATCCATAGGAGGAGTATTGGCTCCCAAAATACGAAGAAAATGCAGCctttcatccatctcccaatcattaaactCTCTAATAAAACGAACATCCCAAATTCTTCTCTCCTCCGCCCCCAGCCTTAGCAAAGAAGCTTCTACAAAAAGCTCCTTATCAGTGGCAATACCATACAACCTTGGGAATGCCAATTGAAAAGGATgatccccataccacccatcTTGCCAAAACCTCACTCTATTCTCCAACCCAACaacaaattgacaatttttgaTGAAATCCTCCCATCCCATGCGAATACCTCTCTACAAGCCACACCCATGAGCTCCCCTACCcagctttgaggtccatccccccattcttccccatattttgaagTTACCACCCTCCTCCATAATCGATCATCTTCCTTcccaaaccgccacaaccatttctCTAATAAGGCCTTATTGAAAATAGTAAGTTTCTTATCCTTAGGCCACTATTggctataggcgcacaaactttATCCCAACCTACCAGATGAATCTTGCTATCACTCCAAAGaaaatccctttgcaacttttcaattttattcacCACATGAGTAGGAATGGTGAATAGCGATGGAAAGTAAGTAGGAAGACTAGATAGTGTACTGTTGAGTAACATCAATCGACCCCCCTTAGACAAATACAGTTTTTTCCACCCGGCTAACTTCTgctcaattttttccaaaattggaTTCCAAATTGTAGAGGAATTATGAGAAGCCCCCAACGGCATGCCAAGATACGACATAGGCAGAGTTCCAACCTTGTAGCCCAAAATATCTGCTAGGGCATGCACATCAACAACCTCCCTGATTGGAACCATCTCACTCTtatgcacattgaccttcaaacttGTAACCGCCTGAAAACTAAGTAACAACAaccgaatatgaagaatttgctccacCTCTGCATCACAAAATATGATAGTATCGTTTGCAAACAAAAGATGTGAAATACGTTCCCCACCACCCCTCCTGCCCTCAATGTTAAACCCACGGATCAAACCAGCTCCCTCCACTCTTCTCAACATTCTGACCTTTTATGCATACCACCTAATCAGCTTGACTCTTAGAAGATTGTAAGGGGGCCCAGTTCGTAAATCATGTTTGTGcttgtgtgttttttgtgtgCTACCGCATTTTTTATGCGATGTTGCAACATAATCACTTATGTGACAGTAACATCTAACATGTTGTGAATCTGGTTGACTTGGAGGTGTAGATTTAATGTTACATGTAATcaagacaataaaatttgattgtttGATTTGGACAcggatttattttttataacaaaatttttcaatagGAAATAGACTAGATATATGAAGTTTTGTTAATAAATTCCAATAAGTTTTGGCATATGCAAATCTGCCCCCCTGCATCGTATTTTTGTGTATTGTTCTTATTGGTCCATTCCCTTTATAATTTCAATTAGTGTGTGCATTTAAGTTAACTTTCTTTGTTGTCTTAGATACTAGAGATAGCTAGATAGTGAATGTTATTGTTTTATCATATTTGCATCCAAGCTTCAGTTCAGTATTAGTCAATAATCATTGTAAAAGGTTATGAAATTTTGTAGTCTGCAAAGGAGGGGGAGCCATTTTGGGAGAGCCCTTGGGGTCCTGGAAGACCTGGGTGGCATATTGAGTGTAGTGCAATGAGTGCTGCTTATCTGGGTTACTCTTTTGATATACATGGTGGAGGAGTGGACCTTGTGTTTCCCCACCATGAAAATGAGATTGCTCAGAGTTGTGCTGCATGTAATCAGAGTAATATAAGCTACTGGATACACAATGGCTTTGTCACTGTTGACTCAGAGAAAATGTCCAAATCCCTTGGGAACTTCTTTACAATTCGGCAGGTAAAGGATTCTATCTGGTTTAGAGCAGTCATTTGTTACCCTACTTTGTTATATTCTATGGCAATTGACTTCATGATATTGCTTCGAGTCctccaatttatttatttttgtatcaatttcaattttggtATAATTCTTATGGTATaagtatttaatattttctcagGTTATAGACCTTTACCATCCACTGGCTTTGAGACTTTTCTTGATGGGGACCCACTACCGATCTCCAATCAATTACTCTGATGTACAGCTTGAAAGTGCTTCAGATCGTATTTTCTACATTTATCAGGTACCCAGAGAACTAATTGTCCTTGGACTAGAGAAACTTCTATCTCTCTGATGATTCACCCAAATCTTGTTGGCtatgtttatgttttatttacCCTTCAGTTTCGATCCAACTTTGTTCTCTTGGCTAATCGGCTGTGGTAGTTGACTGTTCCTTCTTCTTGGGTCCTTGATGGTGGTCATTTCAGGGATTCCTTGGGTTTAGGTCCAGAGATACATGGCAGTGTTTCTACTGATTTTGAGAAATTCTTGTACTCTTGTTgaattttcccaaaaatatagatttaaaacaAATGAGACCAGGAATATTGTACCAATAAATATTCTGATACATAGATTTCATATTTGACATGTTCTCTAATTGTTTCCTGTTAAAGTGATGCTTTTCTACTGTTTTCATTTTCATGATATCAATTGGTTGCAGGCGTTGCATGATTGTGAAAATGTTCTAAGCCAGAATGATGTGGCCATTAGAGTAGATAGTATCCCACATGATATTGCATGCTGCGTTGATAGCTTTCAAGACATTTTTATGTCCGCAATGTCAGATGATCTTCTTACTCCTGTTGTTCTTGCTGCAATGTCTGAGCCATTAAAGACCATCAATGATCTCCTACATACTCGTAAGGTATTGTGTTTCGGATAAACATGTTTCTTGGTATTATTATGTAATTTAGTCATGCTtttgttttattgaatatgTTGTGTACATGTTTGACTTTTTGATTTGACAATAAAATACAAGTAAGCATTTAAACATTATTATGAGTTGACCGAATCTGAATCCTAAATCCATGCATTCCACACGAGAACCAAACTTGTTCATGACCAATTTAAGGGTCTTGTTTGGACCAACTAAATTGCTGCCTTAT
This genomic stretch from Castanea sativa cultivar Marrone di Chiusa Pesio chromosome 1, ASM4071231v1 harbors:
- the LOC142619310 gene encoding cysteine--tRNA ligase, chloroplastic/mitochondrial isoform X3, yielding MSLSIFSTGRYLRHFGYQVCYVRNFTDVDDKIIARANELGEDPISLSRRYCEEFQRDMVYLHCLPPSFEPRVSDHMLQIIDMIKQILNNGYAYRIDGDVYFNIDKFPEYGRLSGRKLEDNRAGERVAVDSRKKNPADFALWKSAKEGEPFWESPWGPGRPGWHIECSAMSAAYLGYSFDIHGGGVDLVFPHHENEIAQSCAACNQSNISYWIHNGFVTVDSEKMSKSLGNFFTIRQVIDLYHPLALRLFLMGTHYRSPINYSDVQLESASDRIFYIYQALHDCENVLSQNDVAIRVDSIPHDIACCVDSFQDIFMSAMSDDLLTPVVLAAMSEPLKTINDLLHTRKGKKQELRIESLTALEKIIRNVLTVLGMMPQSYSEVLQQLREKALKRARITEDQVLKKIEERTAARRNKEFEKSDAIRKDLAVVGIALMDSADGTTWRPAVPLALQAQQVVAT
- the LOC142619310 gene encoding cysteine--tRNA ligase, chloroplastic/mitochondrial isoform X4, translating into MVYLHCLPPSFEPRVSDHMLQIIDMIKQILNNGYAYRIDGDVYFNIDKFPEYGRLSGRKLEDNRAGERVAVDSRKKNPADFALWKSAKEGEPFWESPWGPGRPGWHIECSAMSAAYLGYSFDIHGGGVDLVFPHHENEIAQSCAACNQSNISYWIHNGFVTVDSEKMSKSLGNFFTIRQVIDLYHPLALRLFLMGTHYRSPINYSDVQLESASDRIFYIYQALHDCENVLSQNDVAIRVDSIPHDIACCVDSFQDIFMSAMSDDLLTPVVLAAMSEPLKTINDLLHTRKGKKQELRIESLTALEKIIRNVLTVLGMMPQSYSEVLQQLREKALKRARITEDQVLKKIEERTAARRNKEFEKSDAIRKDLAVVGIALMDSADGTTWRPAVPLALQAQQVVAT